CTTCTACTTGAGTAAGAATAATTATGATAATAATTGTTTAGCATTTGAGCTTGTGTAAACGCTAAAACTCCAATTGATACTAATATGTCTCCTATACTCATTATTGATGAAGATATATATGGTCTTTTAATCAAAATAAATCGTCCTAAATATTTACTAATTCCTTCTACTTTTTCAAATTCAATATATTTAATTAAATTATTATTATTAATTTCACTAATACTTTGTATATAGTTTGTATTTTTTATTAAGTCCATGGATATGGGCATGGCATTTTTGTGTAATATTAAAGCTACCATGTTAAGGAGCATTCCTAAAGATACTATCCAGAGTGATTTTTTATCCAAGTTAAATATTAAACATACAAGGATTAGTCCAAGGGATACTATGTATGCATAAGGAACAATATATCCACTCCAACTATAACTTCCTATAAACAGTGGTAAAAACTGAATGAATAGGGCAAATATTATTAATGGCCACATTTTCATGTTAGTCCGTCCTATATTCCCTAATCTTCCACCTCGTAACTTTCCAATTATTATACCTAATGTGATTCCCTCTAAAAACATGCGGTTCACCTCATCTTAATTATAAAAGTCTGATTTTTTTAATAATATCACAAATATGACTTTTCTCCAAATTCACATTATATTTTGTTACTTTCTATCTATATTAATATTTCTATGTATAATCATATATATCCTTTAGAAAATATTTTTTTATTCCCTGTAATTACTATATTTAAAAAAGCCCTCTTATATTTATTTTATAAAAGGGCTTTATTTATATAATATTAAATTTTATTTAAAAAGTAGGTTCTATTAGGCCATAATTTCCATCTTTTCTCTTATAGATTACATTTACGTCATCTGTTTCAGAATTGGTAAACACATAGAAGCTATGTCCTAGCAATTCCATTTGTAGTATTGCTTCTTCTTCACCCATAGGTTTTATTGCGAATCTTTTAGTTTTAACAACTTTCGCATCCACATGTTTTTCCTCATATGCTGGAATATGTTCAAACTTTATATGATTATGTCCTCTGTATTTTTTTTCTAACCTAGTTTTATGTTTTCTAATTTGACTATTTAATTTATCTACTGCTTTATCTATAGCAGAATACATATCATCAGTAGCTTCTTCAACTCTAAGTATAGAACCGTTAATAGGAATTGTTATTTCAATAATTTGTCTATTCTTTTGAACTCCCAATGTTACTTGCGCTTCTGTATCCTCCTTGAAGTATTTTTCGAATCTCTCTAATTTCATTTCTACTGCTGCCTTTAAAGCTGGAGTCACTACCACATTCTTTCCATTGACTTTAATTCTCATATACTTCAGCCCCTTCCAAAATAGTAGGTAAAAGATGTTCTTAAATCTTAACCCTTTATTCTTTATATAATTAATATTCATATGATACGAATATTATTTACACTTTTTTATGTTTGGACAAGTTTTCTTATTACATTCATACCCTTTAAGCAAAAAGATAAACATATAATTTAAAATTTTTCCAAAAGAAGCTGTAAAACTTTTTATATAATTTTAGCAGTAATATATTAAATAGTTTATATATATTTATATTATGGTAGAAAATTTATCTTATGATACTTTATTATTTTATCTTATTTAACCCATGTAACTTATTCACAGTTTTTCCACATTGTGCACATATAGAATAACTTTTTTGTGGATAATGTTAACAACTCTGTTAATAAAGTATTAGTCCTGTTTTTTCTGTGGATATATTGTTAATTGTAGGTGGACAAGTTGATAATGTCCAATTGTTCCATTTTTTACAAATAAAAAAACCTCCATATCAAAATGGAAGTTTTAACTCGCATAATCATAGCTGACCTGGTCTTTGCCCCCACACTCGCCTGCTGGAAGGTTTGCTCCGGGTTTGCCTCACTATTACTTCTCTCAGATTTAACTGGCAGGTCTTACTTCTAAGCCGCACCATGATCAATAATTTACTTTTTAAAATTACCTTACGTGGGTCCTTTTGCCTGCGACTGGCTTGGACTTTCAACCACAGACCTACATCATGCACAATATATTATACACTCTTTTTGATAAAATATCAATTATTATTGTCTAAAAAGACACCACTTACAGAAGCATATTTTTTAGTATATGCTGATGCAATCTTTCTACCGCTTTGTTGAACTTTTACATTTTTCATTTTTTTCTTCAATTCATTAAATTCAGTTTCTATTAATAATTTATTTTCATCATCTATTTTCTTTATGTTCTCTAAATATTCCATAATTTTTTTTACTCTGCTTTTTACTTCTACAAATTGTGGATATTTAGTTAAGGATATTTCATCCAT
The Anaeromicrobium sediminis DNA segment above includes these coding regions:
- a CDS encoding DUF5317 family protein encodes the protein MFLEGITLGIIIGKLRGGRLGNIGRTNMKMWPLIIFALFIQFLPLFIGSYSWSGYIVPYAYIVSLGLILVCLIFNLDKKSLWIVSLGMLLNMVALILHKNAMPISMDLIKNTNYIQSISEINNNNLIKYIEFEKVEGISKYLGRFILIKRPYISSSIMSIGDILVSIGVLAFTQAQMLNNYYHNYSYSSRSRMIKFRYSGNK
- the hpf gene encoding ribosome hibernation-promoting factor, HPF/YfiA family; its protein translation is MRIKVNGKNVVVTPALKAAVEMKLERFEKYFKEDTEAQVTLGVQKNRQIIEITIPINGSILRVEEATDDMYSAIDKAVDKLNSQIRKHKTRLEKKYRGHNHIKFEHIPAYEEKHVDAKVVKTKRFAIKPMGEEEAILQMELLGHSFYVFTNSETDDVNVIYKRKDGNYGLIEPTF
- a CDS encoding flagellar protein FlgN, translated to MDKINELINICNNKIELLKEMLHITKGQKDIVSANNVDKLSRNIKEKQKIIDKINQLDIQFLETLNKVKDILNVQSMDEISLTKYPQFVEVKSRVKKIMEYLENIKKIDDENKLLIETEFNELKKKMKNVKVQQSGRKIASAYTKKYASVSGVFLDNNN